A genomic region of Azoarcus sp. KH32C contains the following coding sequences:
- a CDS encoding bifunctional diguanylate cyclase/phosphodiesterase, translated as MEPAPSPAAPHATHRLLRRQLRHIFGAEIAAEGDWGALLQAVDDAYHDADCERRLLETALEVSAQELTEANNKLRLFIDNAPAGIVMFDRELRYLFASRRWLQERQVKLHDVVGRNYREIRLTTTDRWEEILLRCVAEDTGRCDDEALPLPDGGTCWMRREIHPWHDADGVVGGIIVMIEDITDRKRAEEQMRIAAVAFQSRDGMIVTDAEGTIMQVNQAFTDVTGYTAEDAIGKRVALLHSGRQDATFYRNMWEAIAHEGRWEGEIWNRRKDGGIFPGWLTISGIGDAGGKITHYLGTYADISEPREATRKLLELAFYDPLTALPNRRLLLDRLHKAIAASARSGQFGAVLLIDLDHFKTLNDTRGHDIGDELLIHVARRLRELIRGADSAARLGGDEFVVLLEGLNEEQLTAANVAETIAAKLSIAISRPVILKGEIHHVTPSIGVTLFHHATQDAEALLKQADLALYQAKDAGRNAVRFYNPAMQAAVEARVRLEAGLRRALTADEFVLHYQPQVDAAGRLIGAEALLRWRPPGQPMILPADFIPVAEDSGLIVPIGRWVLDTACRQLAAWSDAPETRDLQLAVNISARQFRQPDFVEHVRMAVRSSGANPARLKLELTERYVLEDIEHVVRTMQMLKQDGVGFSIDDFGTGYSSLAYLKRLALDQLKIDQSFVRDIADDADDRAIVHAIISLAESLGLQVIAEGVETAAQFDFLAAHNCQGYQGYLFGRPGPVEQMDTRPRGGTGSSACPGAAFDGRADGKP; from the coding sequence ATGGAGCCCGCCCCTTCGCCTGCGGCGCCCCATGCGACGCATCGTTTGCTCCGGCGCCAGCTGCGACACATCTTTGGTGCCGAGATCGCAGCCGAAGGCGACTGGGGTGCGCTGCTGCAGGCGGTCGACGACGCCTACCACGACGCCGATTGCGAACGGCGGCTGCTCGAGACTGCGCTCGAGGTCAGCGCGCAGGAATTGACCGAAGCCAACAACAAGCTGCGTCTGTTCATCGACAACGCCCCCGCAGGCATCGTGATGTTCGACCGCGAGCTGCGCTACCTCTTCGCCAGCCGCCGCTGGCTTCAGGAGCGCCAGGTCAAGCTCCACGACGTCGTCGGCCGGAACTACCGCGAGATCCGGCTCACGACAACCGACCGCTGGGAAGAGATCCTGCTCCGCTGCGTCGCCGAAGACACCGGACGTTGCGACGACGAGGCACTCCCTCTGCCCGATGGTGGCACGTGCTGGATGCGCCGCGAGATCCATCCCTGGCACGATGCCGACGGCGTCGTCGGCGGCATCATCGTGATGATCGAGGACATCACGGACCGCAAACGGGCCGAGGAGCAGATGCGCATCGCGGCCGTGGCCTTCCAGTCGCGCGACGGGATGATCGTGACCGATGCCGAGGGCACGATCATGCAGGTCAACCAGGCCTTCACCGACGTCACCGGCTACACCGCGGAAGACGCCATCGGCAAGCGGGTGGCGCTGCTGCATTCCGGCCGTCAGGACGCCACCTTCTACCGCAACATGTGGGAGGCGATCGCCCACGAAGGCCGCTGGGAAGGCGAAATCTGGAACCGGCGCAAGGATGGCGGCATCTTTCCCGGATGGTTGACGATCTCCGGCATCGGCGACGCCGGCGGCAAGATCACGCATTACCTCGGCACTTACGCCGACATCAGCGAACCCCGCGAAGCCACACGCAAGCTCCTCGAGCTCGCGTTCTACGATCCGCTCACGGCCCTACCCAACCGGCGCCTGCTGCTCGACCGGTTGCACAAGGCTATTGCGGCCAGTGCCCGTTCGGGCCAATTCGGCGCCGTGCTGCTGATCGACCTCGACCACTTCAAGACGCTCAACGACACTCGCGGTCACGACATTGGCGACGAGTTGTTGATCCACGTCGCGCGGCGGCTGCGCGAATTGATCCGGGGAGCCGACTCCGCAGCAAGGCTCGGCGGCGACGAATTCGTCGTCCTGCTCGAAGGCCTCAACGAAGAACAACTCACCGCCGCCAACGTCGCCGAAACGATCGCGGCAAAGCTCAGCATCGCGATCTCGCGGCCGGTGATCCTGAAAGGAGAAATCCACCACGTCACGCCCAGCATCGGCGTCACGCTCTTCCATCATGCGACGCAAGACGCCGAGGCCCTGCTCAAACAGGCCGACCTCGCCCTCTACCAGGCCAAGGACGCCGGCCGCAACGCGGTCCGCTTCTACAACCCGGCGATGCAGGCCGCGGTCGAAGCGCGCGTCAGACTGGAGGCCGGGCTGCGGCGGGCGTTGACCGCAGACGAATTCGTTCTGCACTACCAGCCCCAGGTGGACGCTGCCGGTCGCCTGATCGGCGCAGAGGCCCTGCTGCGCTGGCGGCCTCCGGGACAGCCGATGATCTTGCCGGCGGACTTTATCCCCGTCGCCGAAGACAGCGGCCTGATCGTGCCGATCGGGCGCTGGGTCCTCGACACGGCGTGCCGGCAACTCGCCGCGTGGTCCGACGCCCCCGAGACCCGCGACCTGCAACTGGCCGTCAACATCAGCGCCCGCCAGTTCCGCCAGCCCGACTTCGTCGAACATGTACGCATGGCCGTGCGGAGCAGCGGTGCGAATCCCGCGCGTCTGAAGCTGGAACTGACCGAACGCTACGTCCTGGAAGACATCGAACATGTGGTCAGGACGATGCAGATGCTGAAGCAGGATGGCGTCGGCTTTTCGATTGACGACTTCGGCACCGGGTATTCGTCGCTCGCCTACCTCAAACGGCTGGCGCTGGATCAACTCAAGATCGACCAGAGCTTCGTGCGCGACATCGCCGACGATGCAGACGACCGCGCCATCGTCCATGCCATCATCTCCCTTGCCGAAAGCCTGGGCCTGCAAGTGATCGCCGAAGGGGTCGAAACCGCTGCCCAGTTCGACTTCCTCGCCGCCCACAACTGCCAGGGCTACCAGGGCTATCTATTCGGACGCCCGGGCCCCGTCGAGCAAATGGACACTCGGCCTCGCGGCGGGACAGGGTCGTCCGCATGCCCCGGTGCTGCCTTTGACGGCCGCGCGGATGGCAAACCGTAG
- a CDS encoding sulfate/molybdate ABC transporter ATP-binding protein, whose product MSIQVKDISKAFGNFVALDKVSLDFPTGELVALLGPSGCGKTTLLRIIAGLEAADAGQVLLDGEDASGTNVRERQVGFVFQHYALFRHMTVFDNVAFGMRMKPRGQRPSEKQIAAKVHELLQLVQLDWLADRFPAQLSGGQRQRIALARALAVEPRVLLLDEPFGALDAKVRKELRRWLRKLHDELHITSIFVTHDQEEALEVADRVVLMDRGHIEQVGTPGEVYRQPATPFVYGFLGSVNLFHGRVDGSSVVVGNDVLPHTVADVGHGAEVLAFARPHELDIVPEEHGEAGVAARITRVLAFGVTARIELEGLNGAGGEHFEVELTQQRVADLNLAEGQAVRLIPSRLKIFERNGTTGASA is encoded by the coding sequence ATGAGTATCCAGGTTAAGGACATCAGCAAAGCTTTCGGCAACTTCGTCGCGCTCGACAAGGTCTCGCTCGACTTCCCCACGGGCGAACTCGTCGCGCTGCTGGGCCCCTCGGGCTGTGGCAAGACGACGCTGCTGCGCATCATCGCGGGACTGGAGGCGGCCGACGCTGGCCAGGTGCTGCTCGACGGCGAAGACGCGTCAGGCACTAATGTGCGCGAACGCCAGGTCGGATTCGTGTTCCAGCACTACGCGCTGTTCCGCCACATGACGGTCTTCGACAACGTCGCCTTCGGCATGCGCATGAAGCCGCGCGGCCAGCGGCCGAGCGAGAAACAGATCGCCGCGAAGGTGCATGAACTGCTGCAGCTCGTGCAGCTCGACTGGCTCGCCGACCGCTTCCCGGCGCAACTCTCGGGCGGCCAGCGCCAACGGATTGCGCTCGCCCGCGCGCTCGCCGTCGAACCGCGCGTGCTGCTCCTCGACGAACCCTTCGGCGCGCTCGATGCCAAGGTGCGCAAGGAACTGCGCCGCTGGCTGCGCAAGCTTCACGACGAACTGCATATCACGTCGATCTTCGTCACGCACGATCAGGAAGAGGCGCTCGAAGTCGCCGACCGCGTGGTGCTGATGGATCGCGGCCACATCGAGCAGGTCGGTACGCCCGGAGAAGTCTATCGCCAACCAGCGACACCGTTCGTCTACGGCTTCCTCGGATCGGTGAACCTCTTCCACGGCCGCGTCGACGGCAGTTCGGTCGTCGTCGGCAACGACGTACTGCCCCACACCGTCGCCGATGTCGGCCACGGAGCCGAAGTCCTCGCCTTCGCCCGTCCGCACGAACTCGACATCGTGCCCGAAGAACATGGGGAGGCCGGGGTCGCCGCTCGCATTACCCGCGTGCTTGCCTTCGGCGTCACTGCGCGCATCGAACTCGAAGGGCTGAACGGCGCCGGCGGCGAACATTTCGAAGTCGAACTCACCCAACAACGCGTCGCCGACCTCAATCTCGCCGAAGGGCAGGCCGTGCGCCTGATACCCTCCCGACTCAAGATCTTCGAGCGCAACGGTACCACTGGAGCATCGGCATGA
- a CDS encoding superoxide dismutase, translated as MEHTLPPLPYSKDALAPHISAETMEFHYGKHHQAYVTNLNNLIKGTEYENLDLEAIVKKAPAGGVYNNSAQVWNHTFFWNSMKPNGGGEPTGALGDAIKAKWGSFEDFKKAFTASAVGNFGSGWTWLVKKADGAVDIVNMGAAGTPLTTGDKALLCIDVWEHAYYIDYRNRRPDFVATFLNSLANWDFAAKNFAG; from the coding sequence ATGGAACACACGCTGCCCCCCCTGCCCTATTCCAAGGACGCGCTCGCGCCGCACATCTCGGCCGAGACGATGGAATTCCACTACGGCAAGCACCACCAAGCTTACGTCACGAACCTGAACAACCTGATCAAGGGGACCGAGTACGAAAACCTCGACCTCGAAGCGATCGTCAAGAAGGCGCCGGCCGGCGGCGTGTATAACAACTCCGCGCAGGTCTGGAACCACACCTTCTTCTGGAACAGCATGAAGCCGAACGGCGGCGGCGAGCCGACGGGCGCGCTGGGCGATGCGATCAAGGCGAAGTGGGGTTCGTTCGAGGACTTCAAGAAGGCCTTCACGGCCTCCGCTGTCGGCAACTTCGGCTCGGGCTGGACCTGGCTGGTGAAGAAGGCCGACGGCGCCGTCGATATCGTCAACATGGGCGCCGCAGGCACCCCGCTGACGACCGGCGACAAGGCTCTGCTCTGTATCGATGTCTGGGAACACGCCTACTACATCGACTATCGCAATCGTCGTCCTGATTTCGTCGCGACCTTCCTGAACAGCCTGGCAAACTGGGACTTCGCCGCGAAGAATTTCGCCGGCTGA
- a CDS encoding FIST N-terminal domain-containing protein gives MEIHQLRWTSNDGWETSPTSSGAADLVFAFADAAYFRESACYADLRRMFPVAHIVGCSSSGNINNIEISDGDIVVTAVDRRLVLGQVTEEELDIVPERLGPIATITGFYSYGELAPLNKVVRCQLHNQSMTLTTLSE, from the coding sequence ATGGAAATCCACCAGTTGCGCTGGACCTCTAATGACGGATGGGAGACGTCGCCGACCTCCTCGGGCGCCGCGGATCTCGTGTTCGCCTTCGCAGACGCTGCCTATTTTCGGGAATCCGCCTGTTACGCAGACCTCCGCCGAATGTTCCCGGTGGCCCACATTGTCGGCTGCAGTTCCTCGGGCAACATCAACAACATCGAGATCTCCGACGGCGATATCGTCGTCACCGCGGTGGACCGGCGGCTCGTGCTCGGCCAAGTGACCGAGGAGGAGCTCGACATCGTGCCGGAACGCCTCGGCCCGATCGCCACGATCACGGGCTTCTATTCCTACGGCGAGCTCGCCCCACTCAACAAGGTGGTCCGCTGCCAGCTCCATAACCAGTCGATGACGCTGACAACGCTGAGCGAGTAA
- the cysW gene encoding sulfate ABC transporter permease subunit CysW, whose translation MAGASTMSWGGPVDAAARFESKAATRETPFVKWLILGISLTFFAVFLLLPLVAVFVEALRKGWSTYLSALAHEDALSAVKLTLIAAVIAVPLNLVFGVCAAWAIAKFEFPGKHFLITLIDLPFSVSPVIAGLIYVLLFGAQGWFGPWLAEHDLKIIFAVPGIVLATVFVTFPFVARELIPLMQAQGREEEEAAIVLGANGWQTFWYVTLPNIKWGLLYGVILCNARAMGEFGAVSVVSGHIRGQTNTLPLHVEILYNEYQFAAAFAVASLLALLALATLAIKTWVEHRAAHTDTDDITTETPQDAAS comes from the coding sequence ATGGCCGGCGCGAGCACCATGAGCTGGGGCGGGCCCGTCGACGCCGCCGCCCGCTTTGAATCGAAGGCCGCGACACGCGAGACACCATTCGTCAAATGGCTGATCCTCGGCATCTCGCTCACCTTCTTCGCAGTCTTCCTGCTGTTGCCGCTCGTCGCCGTCTTCGTCGAGGCGCTGCGCAAGGGTTGGAGCACCTACCTGTCGGCACTCGCGCATGAAGATGCGCTTTCCGCAGTCAAGCTCACGTTGATCGCGGCGGTCATCGCCGTGCCGCTCAACCTCGTCTTCGGCGTCTGCGCCGCGTGGGCAATCGCGAAGTTCGAGTTCCCTGGCAAACACTTCCTGATCACGCTGATCGACCTGCCCTTCTCGGTGTCGCCGGTGATCGCGGGCCTGATCTACGTGCTGCTGTTCGGCGCACAGGGCTGGTTCGGGCCGTGGCTCGCGGAGCACGACCTGAAGATCATCTTCGCTGTGCCGGGCATCGTGCTCGCAACCGTGTTCGTGACCTTCCCCTTCGTCGCCCGCGAACTGATCCCGCTGATGCAGGCGCAGGGGCGCGAGGAGGAGGAAGCCGCGATCGTGCTCGGCGCCAACGGCTGGCAGACCTTCTGGTACGTCACGCTGCCGAACATCAAGTGGGGCCTGCTGTACGGCGTGATCCTGTGCAACGCCCGCGCGATGGGCGAGTTCGGCGCGGTGTCGGTCGTCTCCGGCCACATCCGCGGTCAGACGAACACGCTGCCGCTGCACGTCGAGATTCTCTACAACGAATACCAGTTCGCCGCAGCCTTCGCCGTGGCCTCGCTGCTGGCCCTGCTCGCGCTCGCGACCCTCGCGATCAAGACCTGGGTCGAGCACCGCGCGGCCCACACCGACACGGACGACATCACCACCGAAACCCCACAGGACGCCGCATCATGA
- a CDS encoding alpha/beta hydrolase → MRHTTLIVPGFHGSGPDHWQTWLEAQLPNARRVGGIDWEAPVLARWAGAVRREIDEASHAVWIVAHSFGCLASVVAAADRPERVAGALLVAPADPARFGPLGLAEEAAHHGDTLGPWLPSGQLGFPCAVIASTNDPWVRLTVAAYWADRWGSRFISIGAAGHINVDSGFGPWPYCLELLQGMQQAHEDLPLGAIGGAKVSHKGRRSALARLRHHTRASLESQRNDVA, encoded by the coding sequence ATGCGACACACGACGCTGATCGTTCCGGGCTTTCATGGCAGCGGCCCCGACCACTGGCAGACCTGGCTGGAGGCGCAGTTGCCGAATGCGCGGCGCGTCGGCGGCATCGACTGGGAGGCGCCGGTGCTGGCGCGCTGGGCGGGCGCCGTGCGTCGGGAGATCGACGAAGCGTCGCACGCGGTGTGGATCGTTGCGCACAGTTTCGGCTGCCTCGCGAGCGTCGTCGCGGCAGCCGATCGCCCCGAGCGGGTCGCAGGAGCGCTGCTGGTGGCCCCCGCCGACCCGGCGCGCTTCGGACCGCTGGGGCTCGCCGAGGAGGCAGCGCACCACGGAGACACGCTCGGCCCATGGCTGCCCTCGGGACAGCTCGGATTCCCATGTGCGGTGATCGCAAGCACCAACGATCCATGGGTGCGGCTGACCGTCGCCGCGTATTGGGCGGATCGCTGGGGGAGCCGTTTCATCAGCATCGGTGCGGCCGGTCACATCAACGTCGATTCCGGCTTCGGGCCGTGGCCGTACTGCCTCGAACTGCTGCAAGGCATGCAGCAGGCGCACGAGGACTTGCCGCTGGGCGCGATCGGCGGTGCCAAGGTGTCGCACAAGGGGCGCCGCAGCGCACTGGCGCGGCTGCGGCACCATACGCGCGCGTCGCTCGAGTCGCAGCGGAATGATGTGGCATAG
- a CDS encoding CysB family HTH-type transcriptional regulator, which yields MNFQQLRIIRETVRRNFNLTEVANALFTSQSGVSKHIKDLEDELGVELFVRKGKRLLGLTDPGKELVVMVERMLLDAGNIKRLAEQYSNRDEGRLTVVTTHTQARYALPKVVTAFKKAFPKVYLKLHQGSPEEIVSMLLDGQADIGIATEAVAAVAELASFPYYTWHHSIIVPAGHPLENVRPLTLEAVAEYPLITYHEGFTGRSNIDKSFAAAGLSPEVVMSAMDADVIKTYVELGLGVGIVASMAFQPEREGELRLLDSRHLFPVNTTSIAVRRGHYLRGFAYRFIEMCSPTLTEAAIRSSVAPAGNANGDD from the coding sequence ATGAATTTTCAGCAATTGCGCATCATCCGCGAAACGGTGCGGCGCAACTTCAACCTGACCGAAGTCGCCAACGCGCTCTTCACCTCGCAGTCGGGGGTCTCCAAACACATCAAGGACCTCGAGGACGAACTCGGCGTCGAGCTTTTCGTGCGCAAGGGCAAGCGGCTGCTGGGCCTCACGGATCCGGGCAAGGAACTCGTCGTGATGGTCGAGCGGATGCTGCTCGACGCGGGCAACATCAAGCGCCTGGCCGAGCAATACAGCAACCGCGACGAAGGCCGGCTCACGGTCGTCACGACGCACACCCAGGCCCGCTATGCGCTGCCCAAGGTCGTCACCGCGTTCAAGAAGGCTTTCCCGAAGGTTTACCTCAAGCTGCATCAGGGCAGCCCGGAAGAGATCGTGTCGATGCTGCTCGACGGCCAAGCCGATATCGGCATCGCAACCGAAGCCGTTGCGGCGGTCGCAGAGCTCGCATCCTTTCCGTACTACACGTGGCACCACTCGATCATCGTTCCGGCCGGTCATCCCTTGGAGAATGTCCGACCGCTGACCCTCGAGGCGGTCGCCGAATACCCGCTCATTACGTATCACGAAGGCTTTACCGGACGCTCGAACATCGACAAGAGCTTTGCAGCGGCAGGACTCTCGCCCGAAGTCGTGATGTCCGCCATGGACGCCGATGTCATCAAGACCTACGTCGAACTGGGGCTCGGCGTCGGCATCGTCGCTTCGATGGCCTTTCAGCCCGAGCGTGAAGGCGAACTGCGCCTGCTCGATAGCCGCCATCTCTTCCCCGTCAACACGACGAGTATCGCCGTCCGCCGCGGCCATTACCTGCGCGGCTTCGCCTACCGCTTCATCGAGATGTGCTCGCCGACGCTGACTGAAGCAGCCATCCGCAGCAGCGTCGCACCCGCGGGCAATGCCAACGGAGACGACTAG
- a CDS encoding sulfate ABC transporter substrate-binding protein: protein MKFNPLRRALLAVALTAGLAGFAHAETTLLNVSYDPTRELYQAYNPEFAKYWKAKTGQDVTIKQSHGGSGKQARAVIDGLEADVVTLALAYDIDVIAEKTGKIPANWQKRLSNNSAPYTSTIVFLVRKGNPKGIKDWGDLVKPGVEVITPNPKTSGGARWNYLAAWGYALQKPGGNDAKAKEFVTELFKHVPVLDSGARGATNTFVQRGIGDVLLAWENEAILSVNELGPENFEIVVPSVSILAEPPVTVVDGVAAKRGTAEIAKAYVDYLYSPAGQKIAAQHYYRPAKPELADPKDVARFPKVKTFTIDSLFGGWAKTQKAHFDDGGVFDQIFAR from the coding sequence ATGAAATTCAATCCTCTGCGCCGCGCCCTGCTCGCCGTGGCCCTCACCGCGGGCCTCGCCGGCTTCGCTCACGCCGAAACGACGCTGCTGAACGTCTCGTACGATCCGACGCGCGAGCTCTATCAGGCCTACAATCCCGAATTCGCGAAGTACTGGAAGGCCAAGACCGGCCAGGACGTCACAATCAAGCAGTCGCATGGCGGCTCGGGCAAGCAGGCGCGCGCGGTGATCGACGGACTGGAGGCGGACGTCGTGACGCTCGCGCTCGCCTACGACATCGACGTCATCGCCGAGAAGACGGGGAAGATCCCGGCGAACTGGCAGAAGCGGCTGTCGAACAACAGCGCGCCCTATACCTCGACGATCGTCTTCCTCGTACGCAAGGGCAATCCGAAGGGCATCAAGGACTGGGGCGACCTGGTGAAGCCGGGCGTCGAGGTGATCACGCCGAATCCGAAGACGTCCGGCGGCGCACGCTGGAACTACTTGGCGGCTTGGGGCTATGCGCTGCAGAAACCGGGCGGCAACGACGCGAAGGCGAAGGAGTTCGTGACGGAACTCTTCAAGCATGTGCCGGTGCTCGACTCGGGGGCTCGCGGCGCAACGAACACGTTCGTGCAGCGTGGCATCGGCGATGTGCTGCTCGCGTGGGAGAACGAGGCGATCCTGTCGGTGAACGAGCTCGGGCCGGAGAACTTCGAGATCGTCGTGCCGTCGGTGTCGATTCTCGCCGAGCCGCCGGTGACGGTGGTCGACGGCGTTGCAGCGAAGCGCGGGACGGCGGAGATCGCGAAAGCCTATGTCGATTATCTGTATTCGCCCGCCGGCCAGAAGATCGCCGCGCAGCACTACTACCGTCCGGCAAAGCCTGAACTGGCCGATCCGAAGGACGTGGCGCGCTTCCCGAAGGTGAAGACCTTCACGATCGACAGCCTGTTCGGCGGTTGGGCGAAGACGCAAAAGGCGCACTTCGACGACGGCGGCGTGTTCGACCAGATCTTCGCAAGATAA
- a CDS encoding EAL domain-containing protein, protein MTKTTLQAPDRVREFLDRLPLERQAGKQLRRLADGGVVGDWFGCELSSVFQPIVDPQRHVAIGHEAFLRCLGSGERDLSPWVLFSANADDDRLVALDRLARTVHALNYIASVGGDGLLFLNVHGRLLAAVAGDHGAAFRKVIDALGLPPERIVIEAPAVASRQIDLLSFVLRNYRHNGFQVAVNVESVAQWQRLSAVVPAQFVKIDAATLLEDSAAQRLFDRLHESVVPPTVIVKRMESVGDGEWPAGVLVQGFGYGLPSARPSKAAPGHADDPVPPRGRVSICSTGPGRPNR, encoded by the coding sequence ATGACAAAAACGACATTGCAGGCACCGGACCGCGTACGCGAATTCCTCGATCGTCTGCCGCTCGAACGGCAGGCGGGCAAGCAGTTGCGCCGTCTCGCCGACGGCGGGGTGGTCGGAGACTGGTTCGGATGCGAGTTGTCGAGCGTGTTCCAGCCGATCGTCGATCCGCAGCGGCACGTCGCCATCGGCCACGAGGCTTTCCTGCGTTGCCTGGGAAGTGGCGAACGGGACCTGTCGCCCTGGGTGCTGTTTTCGGCAAATGCGGACGACGACCGCCTCGTGGCGCTCGATCGCTTGGCCCGCACGGTGCATGCGCTCAATTACATCGCGTCGGTAGGCGGCGACGGCTTGCTGTTCCTCAATGTGCACGGACGGCTGCTGGCGGCCGTGGCGGGCGACCACGGCGCGGCCTTTCGCAAGGTGATCGATGCGCTGGGGCTGCCGCCCGAGCGGATCGTCATCGAGGCGCCGGCGGTGGCGAGCCGACAGATCGACTTGCTGTCCTTCGTGCTGCGCAACTACCGTCACAACGGCTTCCAGGTCGCTGTGAACGTCGAATCGGTCGCGCAGTGGCAAAGGCTGTCGGCAGTCGTGCCGGCGCAGTTCGTCAAGATCGACGCGGCGACGCTGCTGGAGGATAGCGCTGCGCAGCGCTTGTTCGACCGTCTGCATGAATCGGTGGTGCCGCCGACCGTCATTGTGAAGCGAATGGAGTCCGTCGGCGACGGCGAGTGGCCGGCGGGCGTGCTGGTCCAGGGCTTTGGCTACGGTTTGCCATCCGCGCGGCCGTCAAAGGCAGCACCGGGGCATGCGGACGACCCTGTCCCGCCGCGAGGCCGAGTGTCCATTTGCTCGACGGGGCCCGGGCGTCCGAATAGATAG
- the cysT gene encoding sulfate ABC transporter permease subunit CysT, which produces MSAATQTFRVLPGFRLTLGYTLFYLSLIVLLPLGAVFLKTASLSLDEFWHVISAPRVVASYKLSFGMSLAAAAINAVFGLMLAWSLVRYSFPGKRLIDALVDLPFALPTAVAGIALTALYAKNGWIGQFLEPLGIKVAFKPLGVLVALVFIGLPFVVRTVQPILEDLDTEIEEAAASLGAQRWQTFRHVILPVILPALMTGFALAFARAVGEYGSVIFIAGNIPMVSEITPLMIITKLEQYDYAGATAIAVVMLLLSFALLLLINTLQAWTAKRTGRNR; this is translated from the coding sequence ATGAGCGCCGCGACACAAACCTTTCGCGTGCTACCGGGCTTCCGCCTGACGCTCGGCTACACCCTCTTCTACCTCTCGCTGATCGTGCTCTTGCCGCTCGGCGCGGTGTTCCTGAAGACTGCGAGCCTCAGCCTCGACGAGTTCTGGCATGTCATCAGCGCGCCGCGCGTGGTTGCGAGCTACAAGCTGTCCTTCGGGATGTCGCTGGCCGCCGCGGCGATCAACGCCGTGTTCGGCCTGATGCTCGCCTGGTCGCTCGTGCGCTACAGCTTTCCAGGCAAACGGCTGATCGACGCACTGGTCGACCTCCCCTTCGCGCTGCCCACCGCCGTGGCCGGCATCGCGCTCACCGCGCTCTACGCCAAGAACGGCTGGATCGGACAGTTCCTCGAACCGCTGGGCATCAAGGTCGCCTTCAAGCCGCTCGGCGTGCTCGTCGCGCTCGTCTTCATCGGCCTGCCCTTCGTCGTGCGCACCGTGCAGCCGATCCTCGAAGACCTCGACACCGAAATCGAGGAAGCCGCCGCGAGCCTCGGCGCACAGCGCTGGCAGACCTTCCGTCACGTGATCCTGCCGGTGATCCTGCCGGCGCTGATGACCGGCTTCGCGCTCGCCTTCGCCCGCGCGGTCGGCGAATACGGTTCGGTGATCTTCATCGCCGGCAACATCCCGATGGTTTCCGAGATCACGCCGCTGATGATCATCACCAAGCTCGAACAATACGATTACGCCGGCGCCACCGCGATCGCCGTCGTGATGCTGCTGCTGTCCTTCGCCCTGCTGCTCCTCATCAACACCCTGCAGGCGTGGACTGCCAAACGTACCGGGAGGAACCGCTGA